In Fusobacterium perfoetens, the following proteins share a genomic window:
- a CDS encoding YoaK family protein, with amino-acid sequence MNNHQNIVLFWIGTLSFISGYANVYGIILIGLTLTHFSGDVSKAAIHFVEHTPFDDHILKIVIGLSLFLLGNVFSGFFIGERAFNLKRRYGYVFIGMGFAIFFTYMFFGDSKNFAYILCFTTGIQNGLFMTYKGILIRTSHLTGSISDLGVYIGYKLRGLKVDNIKIFYYITTILAFFIGGVFSSYLYGKFGEDAIILVPILYFLVGAEYFQIKRDFENNK; translated from the coding sequence ATGAATAATCATCAGAATATTGTTCTATTTTGGATTGGTACTTTGAGTTTTATCAGTGGATATGCTAATGTGTACGGTATAATTTTAATCGGGCTGACACTTACACATTTTTCTGGAGATGTTTCAAAGGCTGCTATACATTTTGTAGAACATACCCCTTTTGATGATCATATTTTAAAAATTGTTATCGGTTTATCTCTTTTCTTATTAGGAAATGTTTTTTCTGGATTTTTTATTGGAGAGAGAGCTTTCAATCTGAAAAGAAGATACGGTTACGTTTTTATTGGAATGGGGTTTGCAATATTTTTCACTTATATGTTTTTTGGAGATAGCAAAAATTTTGCTTATATTCTTTGCTTTACAACGGGAATTCAAAATGGACTTTTTATGACTTATAAAGGTATTCTTATAAGAACTTCTCATCTAACTGGTAGTATCAGCGACTTGGGAGTTTATATCGGTTATAAGTTAAGAGGTCTTAAAGTGGATAATATAAAAATTTTCTATTATATTACCACAATACTTGCATTCTTTATAGGAGGAGTTTTTTCCTCTTATCTTTATGGAAAATTTGGAGAAGATGCTATTATTTTAGTTCCTATACTTTATTTTTTAGTTGGAGCTGAATATTTCCAAATAAAAAGAGATTTTGAAAATAATAAATAA